In Arachis stenosperma cultivar V10309 chromosome 1, arast.V10309.gnm1.PFL2, whole genome shotgun sequence, one DNA window encodes the following:
- the LOC130944585 gene encoding molybdenum cofactor sulfurase-like — translation MNPSSNSKPCFNACFPSPLSLVSAESSDTPKPRFSNVALSNQEFAESIYSTLHPHTYFTNHETLPTLQDSYSNFIKAFPKFPNTFKIDEIRSQEYHHLTFSNTCFDYTGNGLFSYAQQQRSLLSTTSLAAASSSSSTFATTEPLSFFDVSYKSVTLPSQILYGGHDTELELRMSERIMRFMNVSESEYTLVFTANEVSAFKILANSFQFHPNGELLTVYDHSSEALETMIQVCKNQGVTPLSAEFSWPSLKMNWRKLKKKIIANKIIKNNNGNNNNKGLFVFPLRSRVTGTPHSYVWMSMAQEKGWRVLLDACSMRPKETSSLGLSMFKPDFMICSFYKVFGENPSGFGCLFVKKSSICSLKDSCNDSALGIVSLVPAFKKQNLSFIAAADVDDEENEPKPKDQCSNSNSVPKLDSFNSGKRFGHMIDTFGSECRGLDHADSVGLMLINCRARCLINWLVNALLSLQHPNPENGISMVRIYGPNISSHRGPAVAFNIFDWKGEKIDPKLHRGPAVAFNGPGIFVVTSTLGFLTNFEDVYRLWAFISRFLDADFVEKETWRYVALNQKTIDI, via the exons atgAACCcgtcatcaaattcaaaaccatGCTTCAATGCCTGTTTCCCATCTCCATTATCCCTTGTCTCTGCCGAATCCAGTGACACTCCCAAACCGAGATTCAGCAACGTAGCTTTATCAAACCAAGAATTCGCAGAATCAATTTATTCCACTCTTCACCCTCACACATACTTCACCAACCACGAAACTCTCCCTACTCTTCAAGATTCATACTCCAACTTCATCAAAGCGTTCCCAAAATTTCCCAACACTTTCAAAATCGATGAGATTCGTTCCCAAGAGTACCATCACCTCACTTTCTCTAACACTTGCTTCGATTACACAGGCAACGGTCTCTTCTCCTACGCGCAACAACAAAGATCACTACTCTCCACAACTTCACttgctgctgcttcttcttcttcgtccaCGTTTGCAACCACGGAACCATTATCGTTCTTTGACGTATCGTACAAGTCAGTTACTTTGCCTTCACAGATTCTTTACGGGGGCCACGACACTGAGCTAGAGTTGAGAATGAGCGAAAGGATCATGAGATTCATGAACGTATCAGAATCCGAATACACGCTAGTTTTCACTGCCAATGAGGTCTCTGCTTTCAAAATTTTGGCCAATTCTTTTCAGTTTCATCCAAACGGAGAGCTTCTTACAGTTTATGATCATAGCAGCGAGGCATTGGAAACGATGATACAAGTATGCAAGAATCAAGGCGTGACCCCGCTCTCGGCTGAATTCTCGTGGCCGAGTCTGAAAATGAATTGGCGAAAACTGAAGAAGAAAATCATAGCCAACAAGATAATAAAGAATAACAATGGTAATAATAACAATAAGGGTCTGTTCGTTTTCCCTCTCCGTTCGAGGGTTACCGGGACGCCGCATTCCTATGTTTGGATGTCGATGGCGCAAGAGAAAGGGTGGCGCGTGTTGCTTGATGCTTGTTCCATGAGGCCTAAGGAAACAAGCTCGTTAGGGTTGTCCATGTTCAAGCCAGATTTCATGATTTGTTCTTTCTATAAAGTGTTCGGTGAGAATCCATCTGGCTTTGGGTGCTTGTTTGTCAAGAAATCTAGCATCTGTTCGCTGAAAGATTCTTGCAATGATTCAGCTCTAGGAATTGTGAGCCTTGTCCCTGCATTTAAGAAACAAAATTTGTCATTCATTGCTGCTGCTGATGttgatgatgaagaaaatgaacCAAAACCAAAAGACCAGTGTTCCAATTCAAATTCAGTTCCGAAATTAGACTCATTCAACTCTGGGAAGAGATTTGGACACATGATTGATACTTTCGGTTCTGAATGCAGAGGATTGGACCATGCAGACTCGGTGGGGCTAATGTTGATTAATTGCAGGGccag GTGCCTTATCAATTGGTTGGTTAATGCATTGTTGAGTCTACAACACCCTAATCCTGAAAATGGGATTTCAATGGTTAGGATCTACGGCCCAAACATAAGTTCACACCGTGGGCCGGCAGTGGCATTCAACATATTTGATTGGAAAGGGGAAAAGATTGATCCAAAACTACACCGTGGGCCGGCAGTGGCATTCAATGGGCCTGGGATATTCGTGGTGACTTCTACACTTGGTTTCTTGACAAACTTTGAAGATGTTTACAGATTGTGGGCTTTTATTTCAAGGTTTCTTGATGCAGATTTTGTGGAGAAAGAGACATGGAGATATGTAGCTCTTAATCAAAAGACAATTGATATATGA